Part of the Tolypothrix sp. PCC 7910 genome, CGAAACCAATTAACTTTAATGGGTGATACATTCAGAGATGGCAATAAAAAGAATTGGGGGGAATATCTTTTATTTCCCCCCTGTTTTCCTAAATCGCTGCTCCCTTGATGCTTATCTGCTTCCTGCTTCATTAATCTTGAATTTCTAAATGTCCGTCAGTTTCTCTTGGATCTTCCAAAAAGCCCATACTTGATAAAGGTCGATAGGGGTAGCTTTGGCGAGGGGTTTTTTGAATGTCTTCTTTGATGGCTTCTAAATCAATATAGCGATCGCTAACATTAATTAAGCTGTCGCTAGTCATGGAACGCAAACTCACAACTTCTACCCTGACACCCCGATAACTGACTGAGTTGACTGCATAGGCTAAATCGCCGTCGCCACTAACTAAGACTGCTGTATCATAAGAATCAACTAAAGCCATCATATCTACTGCGATTTCTACATCAAGATTGGCTTTTTTTGAGCCATCTGGTAGCTGTACTAAATCTTTAGCAATCACTCTATAGCCATTGCGACGCATCCACAAAAGAAAACCTTGTTGTTTCTCGTTGGTGCGATCTACTCCTGTGTAGAAAAAAGCACGCAGCAGTCTAGAACCGCCAGTTAATCGACACAGTAACTTAGTGTAATCAATTTCAATTCCTAGTTGCAGTGCTGCATAAAATAGATTTGAGCCATCAATAAATATGGCTACACGACCTCTATTCTCTAAAACTTGTTCCGGTGTAAATATTGAGTCATTTTCTAAATTATTCAACATTGATGTCATACCTCGGTTTTTATTCTTGTAATTTTTGATACTAAAAAAATAGTTTTCACAGACAAGTTAGAACGGTTTATGATAATGTTCCGGGGCTAAGTGTAAGTAGCCCCGTTATTTTTTTGACAAAATTAGAGATTGAACAAAATCAAAAATTCAAATTACTAATTGTTTTTTGGCAGTTCTATCCGCTTAAATACTGGTTGAGGTGTACCCAACTGTTGTTTATCGGATAGTATGCCCCAGGTTGCATGAAGGCTAAAAGGAGCAGCATTGGCACTTTCTAGCTGATCATTAAAGTTTATTCCAAAGCCCAATTGCTGATAAATATCGCTACTGATATTCGGAATCACTGGGGACAGCAGGTAAGCTGCTAGTCTAACTGATTCTAGAACTGCATATAGGACTTGTGCCAATTCTGGCTGCTGTCCTTGCTTATATAATGTCCAAGGGGCTTGTTCATCAATAAACTTATTGCAAGCTTGCGCCAGCAAGAGAATTTCTGTGCAAGCTTGATTGAAAGCTAACATTTCGTAAGCGTTTTTCACCTTTTCCCCTAAAGTTAGCCCAATCGCTTTTAAAGGATTGTCAGCCGGAATCGTCTCATGGGCAACTGATGGCACATTACCGCCGCAGTACTTTTTCACCATGTTCAAGGTGCGATTGAGCAAATTGCCTAAATCATTTGCTAAATCTGCATTTAAAACATTGATGAATCTAACTTCATTAAAATCGCCATCTTTACCAAATTCGATTTCCTTAAGGAAGTAATAACGAACAGCGTCACTACCATAGCGCTCAACTAGTTCTATGGGATCGAGGGTATTACCCAGACTTTTACCCATCTTCTGGCCATCTTTGGTTAAAAAGCCATGCCCAAATACTTGCTGTGGTAATGGTACGCCAGCCGACATTAACATTGCTGGCCAGTACACTGCATGGAAGCGGAGAATATCCTTACCAATTAGGTGCAAATTCATCGGCCACCATTTGGCTAGGGCGTTGGCTAAAGTTGGTTCTGCATCGGGATCTAATAATGCTGTAACATAGCCCAGCAATGCATCAAACCAAACATAAAGAGTATGTTTCGGATCTACAGGTACAGGAAAACCCCAATCTAGATTCACCCGCGAAATTGAAAAGTCTTGCAACCCCTGGTTGACGAAGTTGAGGACTTCGTTACGACGACTTGCAGGCTGAATAAAATCTGGTTGAGATTCGTACAGTTCTTGGAGTTGGGTTTGATATTTGGATAAGCGGAAGAAGTAGTTTTGTTCGTCGCGCCACTCAACTTCTTTGTTAGTATGAATTGGGCAATGATTTCCTTCTAGAAGTTCTCTTTCTTCTTTAAATTCTTCACAAGATACACAGTACCATCCTTTTTGTTGCCCCTGGTAGATATCGCCTGCTTGCCAGACTCGATCAAAAAATTCCTTGACAATTGCTTCATGGCGAGTATCAGTAGTGCGAATAAAGCGATCGTATTTAATGTTTAGTAACTGCCATAGAGAAAAGAAGCTTTGAGATATTTCATCACAAAATTCTTGCGGTTCTTTGCCTAAATTTGCTGCGGAACGCTGAATTTTTTGCCCATGTTCATCTGTACCTGTAATCAGCAGTACTTGATTCCCCAACAGTCTCTGAAACCTAGCAATCACATCTGCTGCCATTGTCGTATAAGCACTACCTACATGAGGGACATCGTTTACATAATATAGAGGAGTGGTGAGTGCGAATGTCTTTTCTGTTTTATTTATTAGATTCATGCAAAATAAAAAGCAACTTATTAAAACGTTTTATCACTTACTTTTGTCAGCAAAACCACGTAATTATATAACATTACTCCTATTTTTTCAAATGACACCTTAATATTAGCAAATCTGGAGAGACCACAGTTAAATTTATGCTTGACATAAAGCCAGCTAATTTCTCCTAACTGATTTTCACTAGCAGCTAAAAATAGTTAGTAACTCTTTTTATGGCATTTATTGTGGCTAAAAACACAAAAAACTAGACTCAGAAAATATCCTTGTTTTTGATAATTAGACATTTCTACCTTAAGACGGTCGTGATATGAGTAAAGAAATGTAAATCTTAAGTCAAGATCAGCTGCGATATTTTCAGAAAAATATATTGATTTTTATGAGTCTAAATAGCCCTCTAGACATTTCTCGTTGGTCATTAGCCGCATTATCAACGCAAATGTTTCGTTATTATGAGGATCGGATTCCTCATGATGCTAGTGTGTTAGTTGTCAGCAATCACCGCAGTTTTATGGATGCTTTAGTATTAATGGCAGCGCTATCGCGTCCTATCCGCTTTGCTTGTCATCACTACATGGGACAAGTGCCAATTATGCGGGAATTGGTAACCAGCCAATTAGGTTGCTTTCCTTTAGAAGATATCAAACATCGCCAACAGAGCTTTTTTGCTCAATCCCAAGTACTATTGCAATCCCAGCAAATGGTAGGGGTGTTTCCTGAAGGCACCGCACCAATGGTAAAATCTACCCAAGCAAATCAATTAGGCGAATTTCAGCGAGGATTTGCTCATTTGGCATTACGAGCATCTGTGAGAGACTTAGCAATTCTGCCCATTGCGATCGCCTCTTTAGAAGAAGTAAATACCGCTGGTGTACCTTTGCGGTTGTTGAGTTTGTTTGACCCTTCAGAAGCCTTATTTAATCAACCAGGTTGGCATCCTTTGGTCATCTATCGTCGGGTTGCTGTGTTAATTGGTAATCCTTATTGGATTAAGCCCCAACATCAAAAACAATATCAAGGAAAACAAGCCAAAACTGTTGTCAATGAACTGACAGAACACTGTCATTATGAAATTGCCAACTTATTACATCAAGGTTGTTATTAAAATATCTCGCAGTGTGGATGGATCAACTAACCATCCACTAAATAATAACGATTGCCTCTATAGATTTCAGCCCAATTTATCGGCTAGAGCTAAATCTGTTTATTGATACCACTCCCTTAAATCATCTGTCAAGGAGTTTTAAATTTGTTAATTTCTTAAGATTAGGGCGCATAATAAATCGATTAATTGAAAACTTGAATTTTATCTGGATTTTTGTGCATAAAGCTACGATTTTTAGATAATTTTGAATGTGATATTACAAATTAAACCTGGCGATCGCTCAAACTTAAAACATATTGAGCTTTTACAAGGTAAATTTTAGAAAACTAACAAAATTAATTAAAATTTGACAATGCTGGAAGTTGAGTTAAAGCCGTGTTTCCTGACTACTAAGCGCATACAGCCTCAGTATCCCCTGTTTGTATACTTGCCGGGAATGGATGGAACAGGTCAATTATTGCGATCGCAAACTGCTGGGCTAGAAGTTGGTTTTGATGTGCGCTGCTTGGCGATCCCCAGACAAGACCTTACCACCTGGGAGATTCTCACCAAGAATGTATTGGATTTAATCCACGCGGAATTAGAAAAAAGCTCCCAGCGTCCAGTATATCTATGTGGAGAGTCCTTTGGCGGCTGTTTAGCGATGAAAGTAGCTATTCAAGCGCCACATCTGTTTAAGCGCATTATTCTGATTAACCCAGCTTCTAGCTTTCATTTACGCCCTTGGTTAACTTGGGCATCACAACTAACTAACTTAGTGCATCCTCGTCTTTATGAAGTCGGCGCATTAGCATTATTACCATTTTTAGCATCTCTACAACGGATGACTAGGAGCGATCGCCAAGAATTACTCAAAAGTATGCGTTCTGTACCACCAGAGACAGTAATGTGGCGATTGTGTTTGTTGCGAGAGTTTGATGTTAAAGAAGAACAGTTACGTTATCTCACCCAACCAGCATTACTTATCGGCGGTGGACAGGATCGGCTTTTACCTTCTGTAGAAGAAGTAAAAAGATTAAATACTATTTTAATTAACAGTAAAACGGTAATTTTACCTCATAGTGGGCACGCTTGTTTATTAGAGAGCGATACTAATCTCTATGAAATTATGAAAGC contains:
- a CDS encoding NYN domain-containing protein, coding for MLNNLENDSIFTPEQVLENRGRVAIFIDGSNLFYAALQLGIEIDYTKLLCRLTGGSRLLRAFFYTGVDRTNEKQQGFLLWMRRNGYRVIAKDLVQLPDGSKKANLDVEIAVDMMALVDSYDTAVLVSGDGDLAYAVNSVSYRGVRVEVVSLRSMTSDSLINVSDRYIDLEAIKEDIQKTPRQSYPYRPLSSMGFLEDPRETDGHLEIQD
- the metG gene encoding methionine--tRNA ligase is translated as MNLINKTEKTFALTTPLYYVNDVPHVGSAYTTMAADVIARFQRLLGNQVLLITGTDEHGQKIQRSAANLGKEPQEFCDEISQSFFSLWQLLNIKYDRFIRTTDTRHEAIVKEFFDRVWQAGDIYQGQQKGWYCVSCEEFKEERELLEGNHCPIHTNKEVEWRDEQNYFFRLSKYQTQLQELYESQPDFIQPASRRNEVLNFVNQGLQDFSISRVNLDWGFPVPVDPKHTLYVWFDALLGYVTALLDPDAEPTLANALAKWWPMNLHLIGKDILRFHAVYWPAMLMSAGVPLPQQVFGHGFLTKDGQKMGKSLGNTLDPIELVERYGSDAVRYYFLKEIEFGKDGDFNEVRFINVLNADLANDLGNLLNRTLNMVKKYCGGNVPSVAHETIPADNPLKAIGLTLGEKVKNAYEMLAFNQACTEILLLAQACNKFIDEQAPWTLYKQGQQPELAQVLYAVLESVRLAAYLLSPVIPNISSDIYQQLGFGINFNDQLESANAAPFSLHATWGILSDKQQLGTPQPVFKRIELPKNN
- a CDS encoding 1-acyl-sn-glycerol-3-phosphate acyltransferase, with the protein product MSLNSPLDISRWSLAALSTQMFRYYEDRIPHDASVLVVSNHRSFMDALVLMAALSRPIRFACHHYMGQVPIMRELVTSQLGCFPLEDIKHRQQSFFAQSQVLLQSQQMVGVFPEGTAPMVKSTQANQLGEFQRGFAHLALRASVRDLAILPIAIASLEEVNTAGVPLRLLSLFDPSEALFNQPGWHPLVIYRRVAVLIGNPYWIKPQHQKQYQGKQAKTVVNELTEHCHYEIANLLHQGCY
- a CDS encoding alpha/beta fold hydrolase — its product is MLEVELKPCFLTTKRIQPQYPLFVYLPGMDGTGQLLRSQTAGLEVGFDVRCLAIPRQDLTTWEILTKNVLDLIHAELEKSSQRPVYLCGESFGGCLAMKVAIQAPHLFKRIILINPASSFHLRPWLTWASQLTNLVHPRLYEVGALALLPFLASLQRMTRSDRQELLKSMRSVPPETVMWRLCLLREFDVKEEQLRYLTQPALLIGGGQDRLLPSVEEVKRLNTILINSKTVILPHSGHACLLESDTNLYEIMKANNFLENSAELIAAMKLKDTVS